The nucleotide sequence CAGCCCGAGATGGAACTGAAGTTACGCGGGATGGGGCAGGTCGGCTGTTGATATTAAAGCGACATTAACATTGAGCTTGATGGCTGCTTTGATGGGCCACGATACGTTTTTAAATGCGCGAATATCGCCAGTTTGTCAGTTGTTCCACAAATTCGCATTCGTACTATGCATCTGGGAGCGAGTGAGTTATCATAACCCCCGGCGATGGCGACCTTGCGACCGTTACTGAATTCTGATGGGAGCATCGGTGGCACTCCCCGCATAAATAGGAGGCACCCACAGCAGCCGGGCACAAACAGTTAGCACTCGTCCACCAATCAACATGAAGAGCCAACCCATCCTGATTCTGGCCGTGTGCCTCTTGGCCCTCTCCGCCGTTTCCGCCATGCCACAGCGTCGGGCGAAGAGTCAACGCCAGGTGGAGTACTCATCCACACCCTATCCGGCTGCTGGCTTCCGCCCCAGGGTTCCCTTTAATCTGCCCGGTGAAGTTCAACCCAAGATCGAGACGGAACCACTGACCACCACCAGTACCACGTCTGCCAGCGAAGTGGAAACCCTGGAGAATACCGAGCCACTTAGCACCaccgagcagcagcagccggaaGCGGGAACGGTAGCGGATTTGGAATTGTCCATCCGCACGCCTGCCAATACCTACGGAGCCCCTGAAGAGCAGGATCCCCTCGTGCCGGACACCGTAGTGGTGGTGGCCCAGGAGCCAGCCCGCGACTTTCAGCCCCCCTCCCTGGATGCCGTCGAGGACTTTGCCGCCGATGtcactgttgctgctgatggcGAGCAGCCTGTTGCTGATGTCCCTGCCCTGGGCCAAGCGGAGTCGGAGGACGATGAGCCCGAGGCGGCGGTCAAGGCTGTCACCCCGGCTGGAGCCTATGGACCACCCGCCGCCACCTACGGTGTGCCTGAGCTGAGCGAGACCGAGAACGAGTTGGATCTGGAGGAGTCGCAAGTTGAGCTGGTTGAagaggaggcggcggcggaggaggcgcTGACCAACGAGCTCTCTAGTGGTCGCCTGATCCTCCTGCCCTTGGGCGCCAGGGGAACACAGTTTGGTCGCCTCATCCTTGCCGTGGAGCAACCACGCCAGCGCCTGAGGAGCGAACGACTCAGGCGGATTTAGGGCTTTACTTGCTTGTCCACGTGTGTGGAATATTTGAACGAAAATATACGTACTTGTTTCTACGGAATATTTCTGCAGttattttttacttattttacCAGTCGTTACCtaagaaattatgaaatatcttacttaaaagttttaaatatcaaaataGATCCTTAAGTTTCCCATGGAAATTTCATGGAAATTCTATAGATTTTTTAAAGGATTTCTCGTATAAACTAATTAAAGCGACTGTTTAACTGTGGCATCTGCCCAGGAAATGTGTATGCCAAGAAATAGAATTGGCTGAGTCAAAGGTCTTCCGCAGTACAACTCCTACTGGAACTCCAACTCCTGCACCGACTACATCCTTTTCCCCATCATTTCGAAGAGGAAGTTGTTTCAGCACAATTCTGGTGCACGGCTCATTGCGTTGTTTATGCCAAATGGTTTGGCATGTGATTGGGTCACGCCCACGGGATGCACAAGTGGGTGTGTCTGGGATTGCCGCTTTGCGGTGCactgcgtgtgtatgtgtgtgcgcaAGGACATCCCACCCATGCATCGCCTAATTGATGCTTACTATTGTTTATTGTGTTATGAACCAGGAGTCGAGCGGATCGCagcaaaacacaattcaatgGAGATGAACAGGAAACGATGCTCCAACTTCGCCTGACCATTTTCATGATTACGATGATGATGCTGGTGTGATTGTGTACTTGGCTTGTTATTAGATCAGGCCTGGGACTCGTGTATCGCTTTTTAGAGTGTCAAGTGGATGTGTTCTTGCAGTTAACAGGGAGAGGAGAGCCAATTACCGACTAGTTTGTAATTCCTATTGAAACgttaatttttaattgtatCTTTGCATTTAATCGTTAAAAAGGGCTTTCAATAACCACCTAAAGGATTTTGTAAATTAAACGAGCGTCAAAGTTGGTTTTTCCCATAAACCCTTGCTATATTTATGTCTGCTAGCTCCTGCGTGTCAGCTACTGAGACAGTTGAGAATGTAGTGCGTAGCTTGCAAGGATCCCACCATCCCTGCATCCCATCATGCCAACCTTGCTCAACGAGAATCGTTCTCGCTTTTTGCCATTCGACGCCAATGGGCGTTGGTGTACCGCCCACAAGGAGCGGCTATGTATTTTTGGGCCATTTGATCAAATGGAAAGAAAACTTTTCTCATTACTCATTGCCAAGCCGGGGCAAACAAACCAGGCAACgaaccaaccaaccagccatccagccagccaacAAACCAGCGCAACTAGCGGCAGTCAACAGCTAACAGTCAACAAGAGTGGAGTGGTGGGAAAATGGGGATTCGTGGCAAAAGAGGAGCTGGATGCTGGGGGATTTACAACAGGACCCAGCTGCAACAGTGGCAATAGCAGTCGCAGTGGCTACGGCAGTGACTCGCATGTTTTGCTGAGTAATCCCACGTATGTATTTGCACTAAAACCCTCTGTTCCGCCTTTCCAGCTCGGTTCACCACCATGGGACGGGTGCCACAACAACGGGACAAAAAAGAATCCCCACTGTCGGTCAATTAATCACGGTTGAACAAGTTTGTAAAAGATTATCTGTGCTGGTTTGAAAATGGGGGAGAGAAAAATTAAAGACGTAATTTATCACAAAAACAAGCAGCAGACAAAGCATACTTCAAATTTATTGTCACTGAGGGGGATCTGCATTTTGAGTTGGATCTAGTCCGTAGTTGGGAATAGCGATTAAGCCTGTGCTAAACAAGGATTTATATCAATAACATGGAGTGGAATGGAATAAAATCCATGGAATATTTAACAGTTCCATATGCCATAATTTTTCCTAGTAACTATAAAGAAAAGCTCTATGTGCCAATCTATCCCACTGTGCCCAACTGTTTGCAAT is from Drosophila melanogaster chromosome 3L and encodes:
- the CG14564 gene encoding uncharacterized protein, translating into MKSQPILILAVCLLALSAVSAMPQRRAKSQRQVEYSSTPYPAAGFRPRVPFNLPGEVQPKIETEPLTTTSTTSASEVETLENTEPLSTTEQQQPEAGTVADLELSIRTPANTYGAPEEQDPLVPDTVVVVAQEPARDFQPPSLDAVEDFAADVTVAADGEQPVADVPALGQAESEDDEPEAAVKAVTPAGAYGPPAATYGVPELSETENELDLEESQVELVEEEAAAEEALTNELSSGRLILLPLGARGTQFGRLILAVEQPRQRLRSERLRRI